One Pecten maximus chromosome 7, xPecMax1.1, whole genome shotgun sequence genomic window carries:
- the LOC117331176 gene encoding POC1 centriolar protein homolog A-like, giving the protein MTNVLEDPSLERHFKGHRDTITSVDFNPNMKQLASGSMDSCLMVWNFKPQMRAYRFVGHKDAVMDVKFSPSGHLVASGSRDKTVRLWIPSVKGESTVFKAHTATVRSVDFSSDGQYLLTASDDKTVKVWTVHRQKFMFSLNQHMNWVRCARFSPDGRLIVSGSDDKTVKLWDKNSKECVHTFFEHGGFVNYVEFHPSGTCIASAGTDSTVKVWDIRMNKLLQHYTAHSSSVNSLSFHSSGNYLISGSDDSTLKIFDLLEGRLFYTLHGHQGPSTAVSFSRSGEYFASGGSDEQVLVWKTNFDQLDFNEVLQSHKQREKTAAPPTVGDIPPRVQKPQRPQTTTRDAVMDVKFSPSGHLVASGSRDKTVRLWIPSVKGESTVFKAHTATVRSVDFSSDGQYLLTASDDKTVKVWTVHRQKFMFSLNQHMNWVRCARFSPDGRLIVSGSDDKTVKLWDKNSKECVHTFFEHGGFVNYVEFHPSGTCIASAGTDSTVKVWDIRMNKLLQHYTAHSSSVNSFTFHSSGNYLISGSDDSTLKILGLLEGRLFYTLHGHQGPSTAVSFSRSGEYFASGGSDEQVGNGNIVDL; this is encoded by the exons ATGACGAATGTtttg gAGGATCCGTCCCTGGAGCGCCATTTTAAGGGCCACAGGGACACCATCACAAGTGTGGACTTCAACCCAAACATGAAGCAACTTG CCTCTGGGTCAATGGATTCCTGTCTGATGGTGTGGAATTTCAAGCCTCAAATGAGGGCTTACAGATTTGTTGGACACAAG GATGCAGTGATGGACGTGAAGTTTTCTCCGTCGGGTCATCTTGTAGCGTCGGGGTCTAGAGACAAGACAGTACGACTGTGGATCCCCAGTGT GAAAGGAGAGTCAACTGTATTCAAGGCCCACACAGCTACCGTGAGGAGTGTAGACTTCTCCAGTGATGGCCAATACTTACTCACAGCTTCTGATGATAAAACAGTCAAG GTGTGGACAGTACACAGACAGAAATTCATGTTCTCCTTAAACCAACACATGAACTGGGTAAGATGTGCAAG gTTTTCCCCTGATGGCCGACTCATTGTATCAGGCAGCGATGACAAAACTGTAAAACTGTGGGACAAAAATAGTAAAGAATGTGTGCATACATTTTTTGAACATGGAGG GTTTGTGAACTACGTAGAATTCCACCCGAGCGGCACGTGTATAGCCTCAGCGGGTACTGACAGTACTGTTAAAGTGTGGGACATCAGGATGAACAAATTACTACAgcattatacag cTCATTCGTCATCCGTGAACAGTTTATCATTCCATTCGAGTGGGAACTACCTGATATCAGGCTCAGATGATTctactttaaagatttttgacCTGCTGGAGGGTCGACTTTTCTACACACTTCATGGACACCAG GGTCCATCAACTGCTGTATCATTCTCTCGGTCTGGGGAATACTTCGCCTCCGGCGGGTCAGATGAGCAG GTACTGGTATGGAAAACCAACTTTGACCAGTTAGACTTTAATGAAGTTCTTCAGTCTCATAAGCAGCGGGAAAAAACTGCAGCTCCCCCGACAGTTGGTGATATACCACCCAGAGTACAGAAGCCCCAAAGACCTCAAACAACAACTAGG GATGCAGTGATGGACGTGAAGTTTTCTCCGTCGGGTCATCTTGTAGCGTCGGGGTCTAGAGACAAGACAGTACGACTGTGGATCCCCAGTGT GAAAGGAGAGTCAACTGTATTCAAGGCCCACACAGCTACCGTGAGGAGTGTAGACTTCTCCAGTGATGGCCAATACTTACTCACAGCTTCTGATGATAAAACAGTCAAG GTGTGGACAGTACACAGACAGAAATTCATGTTCTCCTTAAACCAACACATGAACTGGGTTAGATGTGCAAG GTTTTCCCCTGATGGCCGACTCATTGTATCAGGCAGCGATGACAAAACTGTAAAACTGTGGGACAAAAATAGTAAAGAATGTGTGCATACATTTTTTGAACATGGAGG GTTTGTGAACTACGTAGAATTCCACCCGAGCGGCACGTGTATAGCCTCAGCGGGTACTGACAGTACTGTTAAAGTGTGGGACATCAGGATGAACAAATTACTACAgcattatacag cTCATTCGTCATCCGTGAACAGTTTTACATTCCATTCGAGTGGGAACTACCTGATATCAGGCTCAGATGATTctactttaaagattttgggcCTGCTGGAGGGTCGACTTTTCTACACACTTCATGGACACCAG GGTCCATCAACTGCTGTATCATTCTCTCGGTCTGGGGAATACTTCGCCTCCGGCGGGTCAGATGAGCAGGTAGGTAACGGAAATATTGTAGACTTATAA